A window from Cryptomeria japonica chromosome 1, Sugi_1.0, whole genome shotgun sequence encodes these proteins:
- the LOC131029005 gene encoding uncharacterized protein LOC131029005: protein MYERSPHENSKMTEPSSSKAVALQAMDIVINVMRRIESPQDLLSASAVCKTWRTAAEDPSQLRSWVLDDTPSCSAVGVKVSVTSLLPKTPPPRQWINPATDSPFASFKTPRSIMRLKTPSKFGVVESGLGRQDEGGSVGVGVGDDGGPSPKTPSPLQQPMAQVASLKRVICHKMVMGRYLGDIDICSSRLTDECLQIITKSCPRLHTLRLLHICDAKQTAAPDALFFPNRKEVVSDRNASHLLTSCGCGHLSEKGFLNISQHCPNLMSVTLVLQHILLRKVLQDIFMELGKLIKLQTLSIDLRMPSFGQSLKSEVIWESHLRCTDKEVLALLAAGQPPLNALALNRCDLTELSLDALTKACPNIEAIDLHSHFQIPTEHGLNSLVPLRLKDLTSLSAAAFGVIHDLEGCEFGAWQFHYLKRLRLESREPLAIKHLEDLQQSCPQLESLHLIWHSYNGPREAHIYPFTHEGIMDYVKSVFL, encoded by the exons ATGTATGAGAGATCGCCTCACGAGAATAGCAAAATGACAGAGCCGTCGTCGTCTAAGGCCGTTGCTCTGCAAGCAATGGACATCGTAATCAACGTAATGCGCAGGATCGAGTCCCCGCAAGATCTGCTCTCTGCATCTGCCGTCTGCAAAACATGGCGAACAGCAGCAGAGGATCCGTCGCAGTTACGTTCGTGGGTTCTTGACGACACGCCGTCATGCTCAGCCGTGGGCGTCAAGGTCTCCGTCACTTCCCTGCTGCCCAAGACGCCTCCGCCCCGTCAATGGATCAACCCTGCCACAGATTCTCCTTTCGCGTCGTTCAAGACGCCCAGAAGTATCATGCGTCTTAAAACGCCGTCAAAATTTGGGGTTGTGGAAAGTGGCTTGGGGCGTCAAGATGAGGGGGGTTCTGTAGGCGTCGGTGTCGGTGACGATGGGGGCCCGTCGCCGAAGACGCCGTCACCCCTGCAGCAGCCCATGGCGCAGGTTGCAAGTTTGAAGCGCGTCATCTGCCATAAAATGGTAATGGGAAG ATACTTGGGTGACATTGATATCTGCTCCTCCCGCCTTACTGATGAATGCTTACA AATCATCACAAAAAGTTGTCCACGACTTCATACATTGAGACTGCTGCACATTTGTGATGCCAAACAGACAGCAGCCCCCGATGCTCTTTTCTTTCCCAATAGAAAAGAGGTGGTTTCTGATAGAAATGCAAGCCATCTTCTAACATCATGCGGATGTGGCCATTTATCTGAAAAAGGATTTCTGAATATAAGCCAGCACTGTCCAAATCTTATGTCTGTTACACTTGTTCTCCAG CATATTCTCTTGAGAAAAGTGCTGCAAGATATTTTTATGGAGCTGGGAAAACTCATCAAACTCCAGACTCTTTCCATTGATCTCCGTATGCC GTCATTTGGACAGTCTCTGAAGTCAGAGGTCATTTGGGAAAGTCATCTTCGTTGCACAGATAAA GAAGTTCTTGCACTACTCGCTGCTGGACAACCACCTTTAAATGCATTGGCTCTTAACCGGTGTGATCTTACTGAACTCTCATTAGATGCATTGACAAAAGCATGCCCCAATATTGAG GCAATTGatttgcatagtcattttcagATACCCACGGAGCATGGGCTTAATTCGCTTGTTCCCCTGAGGTTGAAG GACTTGACCTCTCTTTCAGCTGCAGCATTTGGTGTTATACATGATCTTGAAGGCTGCGAATTTGGGGCTTGGCAATTTCATTATTTGAAGCGGTTGCGACTGGAATCCAGAGAACCTCTTGCTATTAAGCATCTGGAGGATTTGCAACAGTCTTGCCCTCAACTGGAAAGCCTTCACCTAATTTGGCATAGTTACAATGGACCAAGAGAAGCACATATTTATCCCTTTACTCATGAGGGCATAATGGATTATGTTAAATCCGTCTTTTTATAG